In the Flavobacterium acetivorans genome, one interval contains:
- a CDS encoding nucleotide exchange factor GrpE yields MKFKNIFKNTSTMTTDNTEINQEIEDATTLEQNGNTEQNGIDELSVEEQLAQDLAKEKDKYLRLFAEFENYKRRTSKERIELFKTANQDVLMSMLPVLDDFDRAIIEIAKSEDEAMAKGVELIHEKLKSTLAAKGLEQVDVKAGDAFDADFAEAITQIPAPTPKLKGKIVDVIEKGYKLGDKIIRFPKVVTGQ; encoded by the coding sequence ATGAAGTTTAAGAATATTTTTAAAAATACAAGTACTATGACTACTGATAATACAGAAATCAATCAAGAGATAGAGGATGCTACAACATTAGAGCAAAATGGAAATACAGAGCAAAACGGGATTGATGAATTAAGTGTTGAAGAACAATTAGCGCAAGACTTAGCTAAAGAGAAAGATAAGTATTTGCGTTTATTTGCTGAATTTGAAAATTACAAAAGAAGAACTTCAAAAGAACGTATCGAATTATTCAAAACAGCTAATCAAGATGTTTTAATGTCGATGTTGCCTGTTTTGGATGATTTTGACAGAGCTATAATCGAAATTGCGAAATCGGAGGATGAGGCGATGGCGAAAGGTGTGGAACTTATTCATGAGAAACTCAAAAGCACATTAGCAGCCAAAGGTTTAGAGCAAGTTGATGTTAAGGCAGGTGATGCTTTCGATGCTGATTTTGCCGAAGCAATTACACAAATTCCGGCTCCTACACCTAAACTAAAAGGTAAAATTGTTGATGTTATTGAAAAAGGATACAAACTGGGAGATAAAATCATTCGTTTCCCAAAAGTGGTAACAGGGCAATAA